The DNA region tgcAGTATCCAATTGTATGATTATAGCACGAATTTTAGCATTTTGGAAATTCAGATCATTTCCAGGCTTTGGCTATTAAGAAGTAGCAACTAACATTattacatgtttttttcttccttccttggtAGAAAAACAGgctctttaacattttaaataaacctCTCACAAACTGCTGCTCCTAGATTACAAAAAGTCAAAGCCAATTCCTTGAATCTGAACTTCAAGTCACCATAATAGAAACCGGAGCTGCTGCACCTTACATTCTGAAAGGTACCTCAACAAAAGCACAGTAAGGACTGTTTAAAACTTCTCGTATTTAAGAAGATCCCTCTTTCCTTCCAATGCCTATGGATAATAATAAAAGGAGAATCTTAAGGGATCTGCTATTGAGTTTGAGAAATTTAATGATTCCAAACTGCAGCCTTAAATATTTCTGTAGAGACTCCAAGAAATTACCTCTCCCTTGTCTCCACTCCCACTGGCTTCCTCAAGCACAGATGCATGGGACCCTGTATGACTAGCCAGTCTTACCAGTACCATCATTATGCTTCTCTAAAGGGTTACTAGTGAAAGAAGctgctttaatttattttagtttttgccaATCTTCAGTCCTTAGAAaagtctgattaaaaaaaaaagggtgggggaggTGGTTAACTGTTCTAAGGCATTCAACAAGAAGAAATAGGTATCTTTTATGAAAAGGACTTTCAAGTTAAGTCCACAGTTTAACTGAAATAACTTTACGGAAAAGTCTCCACATAAAACTCTTAACACCTTACCCCTGGCAGCCGGATGGATGGGATCTATATATATCACGTCTCTTAAAATGCTCTCACAGAAACGGTAATAACATACTCTTAACTTCCTTAAGTCAAATCCACATTCGGCCGCGCTGCAACCTGCAGATTTAGCTGAAGGGGAAACAATAAAGGTCCTGCCGGACAGCCATGAGCAGCCCTGGTGCTGCTCCCCGGTTGCCCCCAAGCCGAGAAGCGAAGGCCACGCTGGGAATGTCGTCCTCGGAGGCAGAGTACGGGGAAGGGATGGTTCTGAGCAGGTGGGCATCATGGAGGCTCCAGATTCTCGTGTAGCAGTCCTGGCCCACTGCCACCACGATTCCCTCTTCCTCGTGCACATGCAGGGGCAGATAGGCGGACTCATTCACGTGACCTTCGTACTGCCTTATACATTTAGTGGCCCTCAGATCCCACAGCTTGATCTTTCCGGTCATGTCTGACGCCATCAGGCATTGCTCTTCTTGGAGGATTTGCACAGAGGTCACTGCAGAGTCATGGAACAGGCGAGTGGCCCTGCACCCCTTGCCTCGATTTCTACAACGCAGATCAATGGCAAAGATCTCCCCGGAGCGGCAGCCATTAAACAGCAAAGGAGCCGTACTAGCAAACTGCTGGGCCAAGACATCACTGCTGGCACCAAATGACTGCTGGTGTCCCGTCGTCACGTTGGTCAACAGGACCTGCTGAGACAAGCCTGCACTAAAGCAGTGATATGCCCGGGTGTTGAGGGACCAGGCACAGGACCAGGCCTCAGGGATCTGGAAACTGCAGAGCACGCCAGGCTGGTTTACTCTTGTGTGAACACTTAAGAATCGCGACGCTGGAAGCAGCACCGCACAGCTTGGAGCATCTGTAATTCCCTCGAAGCACAGCAGAATGTGAGAGTCCAACTGGTTCAGCGAGGCCCAGCACAGGGACTTCACCTTCCGGTTGGGGACGTAGAGGTTTCTGAGCACGTACACGTGGAATGAAGGGATCTTCAGAGTTCGCAGGCTGATAATGCCGTACTTGGAGCCTTCGACTTCAACCTGGTTCACTACGAAGAGCTGGTCGCTGTTGGTACTCGCCAGAATAAAGTTAAATCGGTCGGTCGCCAAAGAGGAGGGATCCAAGCTCCGaatctggatctttttcctctccaTGCAGCTCACACGCAGCTCGTTGGCTAAACGCGAGTAACTGGTGACGTTGAGGAAACCTAGCTGGCTTTTTCGGAGCATGGAAGATGCATTAAATCCCATTCTGGCTACCTTTTTCTGCTTGGCCTCTTCCTCGAGGAGTCGCAGCCTTTCAGCCTCCATTTCTTCCTGCGGGCTGTTGCTCGTGACAGGAAATTCTGCAGGATGTTCGTCGCCGTGACAGGAAGTTCCGTCCAGGCGCGAACGGAAGTGTTGCTAATTTTTATCCTCCGTATTCTGCGAGCAAGTCCTTTATTGCAGATGTGTATTTCAAATCTCTTTTCCTACTCTGTGGGTTATCGTATTCTCTCGGTGGCGTCTTGATGAAAGTTCTTGATgttaaattttttcctttctctttttgagacagggtcttgctctttcatccaggctggagtccagtggccccaccacgactcactgcagcctggaactcctgggctcaagtgattctcctccttctgccctacgtagctgggactatgggctcaagacaccatgcctggctaatttttttgtaaagatggggtctccctgtgttaccgatgctggtctggaactcgaGCTCGAGCAgcctgtctgcctcagcctcccaaagtgctgggattacaagcatgagcccaccgcgccctgcctgtatttcttaattttttattttttattttaagatggagtctcgctgtgtcacccaggctggagtacagtggcgcgatctcggctcactgcaagttccgcctcccgcattcacgccattctcctgcctcagcctcccgagtggctgggactacaggtgcccgccaccatgcctggttaatgtgtttgtatttttagtagagacggggtttcaccatattaggtaggatggtcttaatctcctgacctcgtgatccgctcgcctcagcctcctaaagtgctgggattacaggctgagccaccgcgcccggccgcctgtatttttaaaatacagttagagaccagactgggcagcatggtgaaactttgtctctgaaaaagtacaaaaattaggacgggcgcagtggctcacgcctgtaatcccagcactttgggaggccgaggcaggtggatcaggaggtcaggagaccaagaccatcctggctaacacggtgaaacccgtctccactaaaaatacaaaaaattaggggggactggtggcgggcgtctgtagtcccaactactcgggaggctgaggcaggagaatggcgtgaacccaggaggcggagcttgcagtgagccgagattgcgccactgcattccagcctgggcaacagagcgagactctgtctcaataaataaataaatatacaaaaattagcagggcatggtgcacacctgtagacccagctattcaggagatgggaaggaaaatcacttgagcctaggaggctgggagggaaaatcacctgagcccagaaggttgaggctgcagtgatcaccccactgcactccagcgaagccaggagacagaataagaccctgtctcaaaaagaaagaaaaataagtaaataaattatgaatttgTCCAAACTGTCAATTTGTTTCATTAATGGTATCTTTCGTGTTCTGTTCAGGACATTTGTACCTATTACATGATACTAGTAAAGTTTTGGGGTGTCTTCCAAGAGGAGACTGATGGCTCCAGTCCCCATCTGGATGTTTCCTCTGCCACAAAGCTTGCTGACTGCCCCTACGCTATGAATTTCCAGGAATTTTGGAGGATTGGGGAGAGTTGGTAGGAACTACAGAGAAATCCGGTGATATCTGGACTATGGATCCTGTCGGAATCTACAGGCCCCAGAGCTGGGATCTCAGAGAGCACATGAGATTGAGGCCAACACACTTGCCATGGAATAACATGGGACAAGGGATTTCTATGTATCAGAAGAATGTGTTTCACCACTGCCAAATGGGAATCAGCTGACAGATGCCGGAAGTCTTGCAAAGGGCTATCAAAGCATAGAGGACTGCTTGATACTGAGTTATCAGTGGGGCTGTTAGGAACCCCATGCATTCTCACTAACAATGACCTATAGAAAGCACATAGCAACATGGCGGCAGTCAGACATTTAAGGCattgcctgttttctttcttaagcCTCCTGATCCCACCATTGGAAGAGCAGACACATGGAAAAGAGGGTTGCATGTAAAGAGAATTGGAACTACAGGTCTAGTCTGCTCTGGAAGGCACGGAAgaagtttttgaaataaatatgagactaatattttaaatgaataggaCCTAATCTCAATACCTAGAATGAAAGTTTTAATAACTAAGGAGGCTGATACTTAGAAGCAATGAAATCTGACAAAATACCAAGTGTAGAAATGATGAGACTTTCATGCTTATGCCTCTTGAGGTGAGATTCTCAATCATACTGATTACATGTCTTTGTCTATGCTAGTATACTATGGACATTTTTAGACAAGGATTGTTTCTTATCCATCTTTCTATCCTTACTGTCTAGTGTATAATATAGTACGTGGGACTTAGGATATAGGtaagtgaatgaaggaatgaaaattATAAGAACTACATAATGTTTAATTCTCCTTTATTTCATAGGCCTCTTCACTGAGAGGAATAAGGAGTTAAGGTTATTTCTGCAAAATCTATCCAACTTCTGCTCTACAAAGAGAGCTTTCAATCtatttccacttctttttttcaatttttaatctatgtggatacatagtaggagtatatatttatggggtacatgagatgttttgatacaggcatgtaatgtgaaataagcacaacagggtaaatggggtatccatccccttaaccatttatcctttgagttacaaataatccaattgcactctttaagttatttaaaaatatacaattaagttactATTGACcataatcaccctgttgtgctatcaaatagtaggtcctattcgtcttttttgttttgttttgtttgagtcttgctctgttgctcaggctggagtgcagtggcgtgatcttggctcactgcaacctctgcttcctgggttcaagcaattctcctgcctcagcctccggaatagctgggactacaggctcccactaccacgcccggctaatttttgtatttttaatagacacagggtttcaccatattggccaaactggtctcaaacttctgaccttgtgatccgcctgcctcggtctcccaaagtgctgggattacaggggtaagccactgtgcctggccagtccTACTCAttatttaactatatatatatatattttttactcatttacatccccaccttccccttctttttctgatcaactaactttccttccctctcaataaacatataaatcaaCCTTCTAGAAAAAATAAGTCTTTCTCCTTAAATGTTACATGACTTTTTATCTACcgtcttaaaaaattatttcagcctttaggattctttccttctctttaaggAATTTACATACTCCATTCCCACTATGCCACTCCATTTCCTTCATCCACCAtttcttcccatttctccatAGGAGAAATTGGAAACGTTCCCCACAACTCTCACAACTCTGCCCCCCAGGTCCCATACTCATCCTGCCCAACCACATCATGTGACCTTTGCAGCAGTGGTTCTCATTCCTGGGACAACTgctggcaatatctggagacatttttagctGTGACAACTGGATACTACTGGCATCGAGTGGGTTGAGGCTGGAGATGCTGCTAAACAACCTACAACACACAGGGCGGCCTCTCACGACAAAGAATTATACCCCAAAAAACATCAATAGTACCACTACTGAGAAACCTTGCTTCTCTCAGAGTTAAAATTCAGAACTGTATATAAAAGGCAAGCTTACCAGCTTCCaccatgtgtgtgtgtacgtttTAATTTCCTAATCTTCACGCATGCCACATGCCTCTTAATACTGATCATTTTTCCCATCCCCCACCTCTGTTCATGTCTGAAGCCACTTCCTCACTTTAGCATCACTGTTGTGAGTCACAGAGAGAAGAACAAGGGGCAACATTCCTCATCTTTTCACTCCAGTATCTATACAAGAGGGATAGGGAGGTAAAAAGATAAACAGAGATAGATTCTTACTCTATTCTATTCTGAGCCTCTTGCAAAGTCTTCTTCCAAATGCTTCAGATAGGCTTCACTGCAGCTTATTTGTTCTTACCAATTTCACTATAATTTTTCCCAATATCTCCAACATTCCTTTTCTTATCTTTGAGAAGCTTGCTGGAAATAACTTTTGCCTGACATTAATCTAAACGTATTATATTTCTGTAACATTTTACACTAATTATTGCTCTTTCTAAAAATACCCAGGCCTTTACTTTTTagccaattttttgtttgtttgtttccaaaacAGAAGGTGAACTGGGTCAATTCAGGTATTAATTTTAGCTATGCCATATCAACTTCTGGACACAAGCAGCTAAAGGAAAACTGGAACGGGAAGAAAATTCCATTCCTGCCCTGTTTCCTGGTTAGGAAGGAGCAGACTTTAGAGAAAGAAGACCAAGCATGGTTTGTAACAGGCTGAAAACATGCCCTTGAAAGCTGAGGCCTCAAGTGTGCCTGTGAAATAGTAAACAAACCTGGTAATGGTAAACAAGCCATGGCTTTGGCTTATTTGCAATAAGGAACAAATCAATTGAAGTATTTCATATCCCTCTTCAGAAGCGAACCATAAAGAGCCATGAGACTTCCCAAACAATTGGGATAAATGGGAGAATTTAATAAATAGAACGaaacaaacagaaggaaataaaaaataaggagcaaaatgctttttaaaaagctaaaaacattttacaaagtgTGAAAATAATTACTAAACCCACATGTCTGTAACAAATGAATTGCAATGAAAGGCCAGAGTACAAATAAGAATTATTCATTAACTTGCACTATAGCATCTGCTACTTGTTATTTCAGCAAATGAATTGTGCAGTAATGACAGTGAATTCTAAACTTGAATATCTAATAATCGAATGGTCATTCCTGCTTTCTacttgcaagaaaagaaaatggaactaagagaaaggaagaaaaaataaaagttatttaaaaaaatggtaaacTGATGCCAAGACTGGTCATATAATTCAATATACCATTCGAACTAGGCAGCAGGCTTCCCACTGACCCAGCTGCTGAGTACAGAGATTTTTATGGTAACAGGTGAGCTCTAACATGGCAGCCCAATATTTTACGCCCTTGCTGCGTTTTCTGATAATGGATTCATACTCTTATTCCTTTTCCATAAATAAAGCATTCTGTTGTCTGTTCATCCCACTCTCCAGCCAAGGAGTACCACTTCATAATGGAAACCATTCTCCAGGCAGTGGGTTTCAGCTATTAATTACTGGAAtgtcaaatgagaaaatatgtgaTTGGTTAAGCTTAGAAACAAGGTCAGGAATGAAGaataataaatttgaaagcaGACATATTTAACAATTGCTATGGGAAACGGATTCCAGATTacacataaagttttaaaataacttcaggTCTCCtgagctagatttttttttttctttaattatagcACTCAGTGCCAGTGaagaacatttatattttgtgaCTGCACAGCATATTTTGAAcataattccaacatctggggAATGTCCTACCTTGTGAGCCTACCTCCCCAAAGTAGAAGGCTTGCTCTCCTGGGCTCCTTTGGACCAAGGGCCCACACATGTGACAAACCACCAACCAACCATCAGAACAAGAAACATACGTAGAAAGTATTTTATAACTAAGAAAGTGAAACTTAGGTGATGGTGGAATCCTACTTCAGAGTATAGTTGTGATGTAGCACTTTGTGAGTTACAGAATCTGGCTGTGTTCAAGGACGGATGTTgaagtgctttgtaaactctAGTGCTATTTAAAATGATTGGTGATATTACTAGATTACTATGTCTTGCACATAGTgctgaaaataaatactttaaaaaatgagtttggcATGGTAatgatgatatattttattacatgcatCAGATAGTGTTGACTCTAAAGCTCTATATCAATATATCAATGTTGGGGGTTTATAGAACCACTAATAATGTTTTAGTacatatttctggcttttgattcTTAGAAACCACTTTAAATCATATATGCTAATTCTAGTTGTCAGGTGCATTAGGTCATTAGAATGTCCCCCAAACAATCCATGAACAAATTGTGTCAGTtataccttcaaaatatattcagaaatacccaggcacagtggtgcacacatgtaatcccagttacttaggaggctaaggaaAGAGgacagcttgaatttctcctcagaaaatgagattttcttttctattgcattgtcaggctgcaaattttccagttttatcctctgttttcctttt from Piliocolobus tephrosceles isolate RC106 chromosome 3, ASM277652v3, whole genome shotgun sequence includes:
- the DCAF4L1 gene encoding DDB1- and CUL4-associated factor 4-like protein 1 → MEAERLRLLEEEAKQKKVARMGFNASSMLRKSQLGFLNVTSYSRLANELRVSCMERKKIQIRSLDPSSLATDRFNFILASTNSDQLFVVNQVEVEGSKYGIISLRTLKIPSFHVYVLRNLYVPNRKVKSLCWASLNQLDSHILLCFEGITDAPSCAVLLPASRFLSVHTRVNQPGVLCSFQIPEAWSCAWSLNTRAYHCFSAGLSQQVLLTNVTTGHQQSFGASSDVLAQQFASTAPLLFNGCRSGEIFAIDLRCRNRGKGCRATRLFHDSAVTSVQILQEEQCLMASDMTGKIKLWDLRATKCIRQYEGHVNESAYLPLHVHEEEGIVVAVGQDCYTRIWSLHDAHLLRTIPSPYSASEDDIPSVAFASRLGGNRGAAPGLLMAVRQDLYCFPFS